One genomic segment of Gopherus flavomarginatus isolate rGopFla2 chromosome 11, rGopFla2.mat.asm, whole genome shotgun sequence includes these proteins:
- the LOC127030707 gene encoding perilipin-3-like, whose translation MSDENQTTAPAPAPDSKEQQTTASQVAGLPLFKSTYDMVLSTLTSAKETQPSIKSVCEAAEKVTAMAGEAVTSAQLVLTDLEPQIAIANEGGCKGLEKLEEKLPVQEPADKDLLDTKELVSTKELVSSKEVDAVSSRMTKVVDVTKETLQGSIEAVKSMVTSGMSTVMGSTVGQMATSGVEAVLEKSEDLVDHYLPITDEELASLAESVEGAEESAVQGYFVRLGSLSAQLRQRAYQHSLGKVRQAKQGMQETFLQFHEVLDLINSIRQNVDQKLQDGQQKLHQMRLDWSSKQPEGSTDAVSTEPKQVESHTLAMSQSITQQLQDTCQTLKASIQGLPSSLQEKVQQVLKNLEDLHNSFFAAKSFQDLPSITQSQEKITKAQEYIDELLEYVEHNTPFSWLVGPFTPSGRAYVTPQEEPETEEVTQKKAD comes from the exons ATGTCTGACGAGAACCAAACAactgctcctgcccctgccccagacagcaaggagcagcag ACCACAGCAAGTCAAGTGGCTGGTCTGCCCTTGTTCAAGTCTACTTATGACATGGTGTTGTCTACCCTGACTTCTGCCAAAGAAACCCAGCCATCAATTAAATCTGTGTGTGAGGCAGCAGAGAAAGTCACTGCCATGGCTGGTGAAGCTGTCACTAGTGCACAGCTGGTTCTAACTGATCTGGAGCCTCAAA TTGCAATTGCAAATGAGGGTGGTTGCAAGGGCCTGGAGAAACTGGAGGAGAAGCTGCCAGTCCAAGAGCCAGCAGATAAG gaTCTCTTGGACACCAAAGAGCTGGTGTCCACCAAAGAGCTGGTGTCCTCCAAAGAGGTGGATGCTGTGAGCAGCAGAATGACCAAGGTGGTAGATGTAACCAAGGAGACTCTTCAGGGCAGCATAGAGGCTGTGAAATCAATGGTGACCAGTGGCATGAGCACAGTCATGGGCTCCACAGTGGGTCAAATGGCTACAAGTGGAGTGGAAGCTGTGCTGGAGAAATCTGAGGATCTGGTGGATCACTACCTCCCCATCACAGATGAGGAACTAG CAAGCTTAGCTGAATCTGTGGAGGGAGCTGAAGAGTCTGCTGTCCAGGGTTACTTTGTGAGGCTGGGCTCCTTGTCAGCTCAGCTCCGCCAACGTGCCTACCAGCATTCTTTGGGCAAAGTGAGACAGGCCAAGCAGGGCATGCAGGAGACCTTCCTACAGTTTCATGAAGTCCTTGACCTG ATTAACTCTATCAGGCAGAATGTTGATCAGAAGCTTCAGGATGGCCAGCAGAAGCTGCACCAGATGCGGCTTGACTGGAGCAGCAAGCAGCCAGAAGGAAGTACTGATGCAGTCTCTACAGAGCCAAAG CAGGTGGAGTCTCATACTCTGGCCATGTCTCAGAGCATCACTCAACAGCTGCAGGACACCTGTCAGACCCTGAAGGCCAGCATCCAGGGCCTCCCTTCCAGCCTACAGGAAAAGGTGCAGCAGGTTCTCAAGAACTTAGAAGACCTCCACAATTCCTTCTTTGCTGCCAAGTCCTTCCAGGACCTACCAAGCATCACTCAGAGCCAGGAGAAGATAACCAAAGCCCAGGAGTACATAGATGAGCTGCTGGAGTATGTAGAGCACAACACTCCTTTCTCTTGGCTGGTGGGACCCTTCACCCCATCTGGCAGAGCCTATGTAACACCACAGGAGGAGCCTGAGACAGAGGAGGTGACTCAGAAGAAGGCAGATTAG